The Antarcticibacterium flavum genome contains the following window.
CGGCAAGTTTATGTTTAGATCCTATGTAATTCATTTTATTGCCCAAATAATGTCTGAGAAGGCGAATTTCCCGGGTTGGTATTGAAACTTCAGCAATTTTTGAGAGTCAAAATTAACAACATAATCTTCAACCACCTCCTTTAGAAACAGAATTTCTGCTTTTAATTTCCAATGATCACCCCCTTCAGCATATACTATAAGGAACAACCTGTTATAGTAATGCATTCTTTGCTGTGAACTTTGGTTGCGGTATAGCCAGGTAACCAAATCACCGGGATGTCGCTGTGCATAATCCAAAGCGTGGTTAAAGCCTCTGGGGTAAATACTGGTCTTTAGGTCCATATCCACTCCCTGAATATTAAAATCCCGAAGCCTGTCCCTCTCGTCCCGCGCAGGGGTAACACCCGGTAAATCGCAGAAAATACTTTCAACGGCTTTTGCGCTCCAGAAGTTATACCACCTGTTTGCCGCATAATTAATAAAAGAAGCTTTTTCCAGGTTTTGCTGTTCGGCAACCTTCCCTGCCTGCTCCAGGACCTCCTCCCAGCTTTGTGTTCTATAAATAAAGCCAGAAAATCTATCCCATTGATCATTTTGCTTTCTTCCCCAGCTGTATGGATGATCCAGCCGCTTTTTTAATTCGTCCTCTATTTGAAACAGCTGCCGGGAATTCAAAATATGAAGGGTATTAGAATGGGCATGAGAATAAGGCCAAAGAGCAGGATCTCTTTAAAGACTTTTTCTTTTTTACTTTCAAAATAATTGGAAGAGATTATAGAAAGGGGAACGAAAAAGAACAATAATTCACTGCCATTCTTGACCGGCGAAAACAATGCAACTGCAATAGCGGTAACCAAAGTAAGGAGTACAAGTATATATGTGGGCCTGGAGTTTATATTGGCCTTTTGAAGCAGTCCCAGGTAAAAGAAAAGCGTCCAAACACATAGGGCAAGAATGATGCTTAGGGGAATAAATAACGCCGGATTGCTGTACTGTTCAAAATCAAAACTGCTGGTTTCAAACCACAGGGAGAACGTATAAAAGTCATCATACATAATGATGCTAAAGGATGTTACCAATCCAAAGACCGCCAGGAAGGCAATCCCGGGAACCAGCCAGTTCTTAAAATAGTTTGCAACGTGAAGCAGGATCCCGCTGTATACGATCAATAAAAAGAGGATCGCCCAAAAATAGAACAGGGAAGCAATGCATATCCAGAAGGTGGCGTCAAAGATCTTTTGCCTAATGTCCTTTTGCGATCGCAGGCTTATTACTCTTCTCAATGCCAGCAGTACACATAGATTGGCGATAATTACCTGATCATTGCGCAATATTTCCCAAAAAGAGACCGAAAGCACCCCAAATATGAGGATCTTAAAGGCACTGCGTTTTGTAAGGTCATTTTTCTTGGCTATAAAATTAAGCACAGAAACGCTTATAATAAAAACAATAAGGACCCCAAATTTTGCCGTCGTTCCTGAAAGACTAAAGGAGTCAAGCAGTGGCCGCAAGTTTGCCAGCAGATAAAAAGCCGCCATGAATAATATGACGGCAAGAAAATTTATAGGTTTTGATTTGCTAAAAAAGCTTGTT
Protein-coding sequences here:
- a CDS encoding DUF6427 family protein, with the protein product MLTSFFSKSKPINFLAVILFMAAFYLLANLRPLLDSFSLSGTTAKFGVLIVFIISVSVLNFIAKKNDLTKRSAFKILIFGVLSVSFWEILRNDQVIIANLCVLLALRRVISLRSQKDIRQKIFDATFWICIASLFYFWAILFLLIVYSGILLHVANYFKNWLVPGIAFLAVFGLVTSFSIIMYDDFYTFSLWFETSSFDFEQYSNPALFIPLSIILALCVWTLFFYLGLLQKANINSRPTYILVLLTLVTAIAVALFSPVKNGSELLFFFVPLSIISSNYFESKKEKVFKEILLFGLILMPILIPFIF